Proteins encoded within one genomic window of Candidatus Hydrogenedentota bacterium:
- a CDS encoding helix-turn-helix domain-containing protein, translating to MPFSAEGWPVTPAGLRRLMRDFGRAWGVRVYAVLPGGGLALGKPPCKTPECDACRAARRLAVNEALRWGEPSVEFCPSRRLLWAVPVMRNQELLGGIVCEAVEGRVFPADPATPPLDVRGACAALLRMAEARNLANAALNRTVVAIHFHAGRRLDVLKSFCLELGVTLSRTAVEAGGNPAPLLGEQFEHMTALAAMDSEEELLAWLGALLSRVLDSLAALGAPGPHAACQRALAHMRRHFSGPLTRGDAARAAGVSVSHLSRLFRRHAGCGFAEMLIRMRVNKARELLARTDKELCLVALECGFADQSHFQNVFRRATGETPGRYRAARRGVGTNLQSSGR from the coding sequence ATGCCGTTTTCCGCCGAGGGCTGGCCGGTCACCCCCGCCGGGTTGCGCCGTCTCATGCGGGACTTTGGGCGCGCCTGGGGGGTGCGCGTGTACGCCGTGCTTCCCGGCGGCGGCCTGGCGCTGGGAAAGCCCCCCTGCAAAACCCCCGAGTGTGACGCGTGCCGCGCGGCGCGCCGTCTGGCCGTGAATGAGGCCCTCCGCTGGGGGGAGCCCTCCGTGGAGTTCTGCCCAAGCCGCCGCCTGCTCTGGGCCGTGCCGGTCATGCGCAACCAGGAGCTGCTGGGCGGCATTGTCTGCGAGGCGGTGGAGGGGCGGGTGTTTCCCGCCGACCCCGCCACGCCCCCGCTCGACGTGCGCGGCGCGTGCGCCGCGCTGCTGCGGATGGCGGAGGCGCGCAACCTCGCCAACGCCGCCCTGAACCGCACCGTGGTGGCGATTCATTTCCACGCGGGGCGGCGGCTGGACGTGCTGAAAAGCTTCTGCCTGGAGCTGGGCGTGACCCTGTCCCGCACCGCCGTCGAGGCGGGGGGCAATCCGGCGCCGCTGCTGGGCGAGCAGTTCGAGCACATGACCGCCCTTGCCGCCATGGACTCCGAGGAGGAGCTGCTCGCCTGGCTGGGGGCGCTGCTCAGCCGCGTGCTGGACAGCCTGGCGGCGCTGGGGGCGCCCGGCCCGCACGCCGCCTGCCAGCGCGCCCTGGCGCACATGCGCCGGCATTTTTCCGGACCGCTCACGCGCGGGGACGCCGCGCGCGCCGCGGGCGTGTCCGTCTCCCACCTGTCCAGGCTCTTCCGGCGCCATGCGGGCTGCGGCTTTGCGGAAATGCTGATTCGCATGCGCGTGAACAAGGCGCGGGAACTGCTGGCGCGGACGGACAAGGAATTGTGCCTGGTGGCGCTGGAATGCGGGTTCGCGGACCAGAGCCACTTTCAGAACGTGTTCCGGCGCGCCACCGGCGAGACCCCGGGCCGCTACCGCGCCGCGCGGCGCGGGGTGGGCACAAATTTACAATCCAGTGGCCGTTAA